One stretch of Archangium lipolyticum DNA includes these proteins:
- a CDS encoding CaiB/BaiF CoA transferase family protein yields the protein MNTLPLSGLKVLDLSRLLPGPYATLVLADLGATVDKVEDPDGGDYIRQMPPMRDDESALYYGLNRNKRSLVLNLKSPEGREALKRLVRGYDVLVESFRPGVMDKLGVGWSVLREQNPRLVYCAISGYGQTGPDRLKAGHDINYAARAGVLGYGGDAEGAPAFPGVQLGDIGGGSLFALVGILAALHERERTGEGRLVDVSMTDGALAFLHMHLAARLVMGEHGQPLRRGREALNGGYACYGLYRTSDGRYLSVGALEPKFLAGVCEVLGRPELLADAYDTGEAGLRVKSEFTRIFAEHPLSHWKERFAGRDLCVEPVLEGDEVLEDPQLRARGLFIESEDSQRGRKVIHLLTPLRMGETPLRPPPTLGQHSHKILSEAGFSPEEIEKLAN from the coding sequence ATGAACACGCTTCCCCTGTCCGGGCTCAAGGTCCTGGATCTGTCCCGGCTGCTGCCGGGCCCGTACGCCACGCTGGTGCTCGCCGACCTGGGCGCCACGGTGGACAAGGTCGAGGACCCCGACGGCGGTGACTACATCCGCCAGATGCCGCCGATGCGCGACGACGAGAGCGCGCTCTACTACGGCCTCAACCGCAACAAGCGCTCGCTGGTGCTCAACCTCAAGTCCCCCGAGGGGCGCGAGGCCTTGAAGCGGCTGGTGCGCGGCTACGACGTGCTGGTGGAGAGCTTCCGGCCTGGTGTGATGGACAAGCTGGGCGTGGGCTGGAGCGTGCTGCGCGAGCAGAACCCCCGGCTCGTCTACTGCGCCATCTCCGGTTATGGGCAGACGGGGCCGGACCGGCTCAAGGCGGGGCACGACATCAACTACGCGGCGCGCGCGGGCGTGCTCGGCTACGGCGGGGACGCGGAGGGCGCACCGGCCTTCCCGGGCGTGCAGCTCGGCGACATCGGCGGCGGCAGCCTCTTCGCGCTGGTGGGCATCCTCGCGGCGCTCCACGAGCGCGAGCGCACCGGGGAGGGCCGCCTCGTGGACGTGTCCATGACGGATGGCGCCCTGGCCTTCCTCCACATGCACCTGGCGGCGCGGCTCGTCATGGGCGAGCACGGCCAACCCCTGCGCCGCGGCCGCGAGGCCCTCAACGGCGGCTATGCCTGCTATGGCCTGTACCGCACCAGCGATGGCCGCTACCTGTCCGTGGGCGCGCTGGAGCCCAAGTTCCTCGCCGGTGTGTGTGAGGTTTTGGGCCGCCCGGAGCTCCTCGCGGACGCCTACGACACGGGTGAGGCCGGTCTGAGAGTGAAGTCTGAGTTCACTCGCATCTTCGCCGAGCACCCCTTGTCCCATTGGAAGGAGCGCTTCGCGGGCAGGGACCTGTGTGTCGAACCCGTCCTCGAGGGCGATGAGGTGTTGGAGGATCCCCAGCTCCGCGCGCGTGGCCTTTTCATCGAGTCTGAAGACTCTCAGCGGGGACGGAAGGTGATCCATCTCCTCACACCACTGCGAATGGGAGAGACACCCTTGCGGCCTCCTCCCACTCTTGGACAGCACTCTCACAAAATTCTTTCAGAGGCAGGCTTCAGCCCTGAAGAAATCGAAAAGCTGGCGAACTGA
- a CDS encoding SDR family NAD(P)-dependent oxidoreductase, with protein MTESEIQLGLGAGSTKLEQELGGAEAGAAHAQGAEPIAVVGLACRFPGAPDAEAFWRLLCDKRDLLREVPPDRWDNTAWYDADPQAPGKMVTRHGYFLDGVSQFDPLFFGISPREAAEMDPQQRLMLEVCWEALEDAGVPSSSLKGSRTGVFMGAIWHEYADRHLTDRAAVTLHSSTGQSLNIVANRLSYVLGLRGPSLSVDTACSSSLVAVHLACQSLRAGECRMALVGGANLMFSPEANVLLSKFGGLSPDGRSKAFAVGADGFGRGEGAGLVVLQPLSAALASGARIYCIIRGSAVNNNGTGNGLTAPSVPGQAALLHEAYERAGVPPSRVHYVETHGTGTALGDPTEASALGSALGEGRAADRPLLIGSVKANIGHLEGAAGIAGLIKVALSLSRRLVPPHMMHGEPNPRIPFGELRLSLPQRLMPWPGEDEPATAGVSAFGWGGTNAHVVLEESPVGREELLPLAADSAEALLAQAAKAEALVLHEQEPVCLRDLCRTWALRAGRGPHRAALTFRTRAELTAQLKALRQGKRRAGLFTSEAGAPPRLAFLCAPQGSQWPSMGRELLATEPVFRACVETLDKTFMPLAGWSLVGALREPGTRVRLDEDAAEPLTLAMQLGLAALWRSWGVEPEVVVGHGVGEVAAACIAGGLEAADAVWMVYRASRLRQWDSLRDELEKAQERLRARGLEGRWISCLAGDTRIRTLRQPVRFTQAMERLVGEGVDTFVELSPHPSLIRPVEQLLRKAGRTGGLAVGSMRRDEPRAAMLEALGALHARGVQVRWTALPPPEVPVAELPSGEWHAEVPGRTELLPLSAQTPEALVESANLLLKRLEERPLSLHDVCYSAAVHRAHLHYRLALMVRTTADVRDGLAAFIRGEMRPGVAMTRRADGRHQPVVFIFPGQGSQWLGMGRRLLAEEPVFRSAIEQCDGALRRFVDWSLLELLSSDDGAWMERIDQVQPALFSVQVALARLWRAWGVVPDVVVGHSMGEVAAAHVAGALDLVDAARIICRRSLLLRRLSGQGAMAVTELTLEEARAAIIGLEDRISVAASNSPRSTVLSGEVQALTHVLETLEANQVFCRRVKVDVASHSPQMEPLREELLHALEGLAPRRGDVPLFSTVLGEMTDGSGLDPSYWVRNLREPVLLSPVVEQLVGSGHSLFVEVSPHPVLLPSIEQTLSHLSMEGSVLPSVRREQPEREVMLETLGILYAAGREVEWTALHREGGRFVRLPDYPWQRQHFWFQAGTSKRSHQESSASRGQSLPGIPRHSSLRPGAIFWDVELGLEHLPYLKDHRVQGSAILPAAAYLDWALSASHASLGSGPWVVEGMQLDEALVLPDEQARMAELLLEPREEGRSASFKVSSFVPTPGVAGPEVWTTHVTGSVRTLDASEAALSACVSLEEVQGRCREMLLGDVFYFEMDKRGLQYGPAFRGLQEVWRRDGEALGRIDTPPSLGKVSGLHSALLDAALQVMLAAAPMAESTIVPVWVRRFVVTRRGVAPRWAHARLESKAPERQGTTLEGDILLMDEQGAPIARVEGLSLMVLPARTDKARGEQDRSLFELTWRKVALSPRPRCGEEGAPWLIFMDRGGRGRELAALLEARGEPCVRVEAGVAARKLGPGHYTVAPGSRADLDTVLAEGFPEARDCAGVVYLWGLDLPATEVSGERALEETVRACGGALRVVQSLLRFGWREPPHLWLVTRGAWAVAGSPVGGALQAALWGLGRSIGHEHPELRCTCLDLDPSSGAGGVESLERELAAEPGDEQVALRADGRYAARLIRRPPHVEGLVPEVPTLPATGRHFRVEIPPSGIIGGLVVRATERRPPGPGEVEVQVDAAGLSFADVMKAMGFTPQDRPDPMMLGLDCAGRVVALGEGVTGLSVGQPVMAFAPGSLASHIVTDARLVVPLPRGLGPMEASTLPGVFLMAWYALNYLGRLRRGERVLIHSAAGGLGLAAVQVAQAVGAEILATAGTPEKRELLRSLGIAHVMDSRSLAFVDEVRAITRGEGVDVVLNSLSGEAVSRGLEVLAPEGRFLDVGQNDAHEGHGVDPRAIRQPRQPFSYMTVDMVGLRMRRPVLCGQLLREVVEQVEAGVLKPLPHQCFPVSRVTDAFRTMAQGLHTGRLVISMEDPELRLVVPRHHFQVLPDATYLITGGLGGLGLSAARWLVERGARTLLLVGRSGVSESAREVIQSLEAQGVRVEIARADVADMVRMSDVLARTRAELPPLRGVLHCAGVLDDGIVEHQDPERFRLVMTPKIQGAWNLHALTREEPLDFFVLYSSVASLLGTPGQSNYAAANAAMDALAHHRRQQGLPALSINWGPFSEVGLAVAQSNRGERLAYRGMASFSPKQGEALLERLLKEGAVQPAAVALDVRQWLEFFPSAASLRVWEELAAQAEGATSRSRSELLLQLRRSEPGARTGLLENYLRERLAQVLRIEPGRVGRHDPFRSLGLDSLMSLELRNRIESVLELKLSATLLWAHSTLAALTTFLLGQLGLAAPSREVTPSKPRPAVEPRTPVVEPRAVANGNGNGKHEVEKPRSLEPKGTEPGMEQIAALSEEALMGLMDDVLSSWEDAK; from the coding sequence ATGACGGAGAGCGAGATCCAGCTGGGGCTCGGCGCCGGTTCCACCAAGTTGGAGCAGGAGCTGGGGGGAGCCGAGGCAGGAGCCGCGCATGCCCAGGGCGCGGAACCCATCGCCGTGGTCGGGCTGGCGTGCCGCTTCCCGGGCGCGCCGGACGCGGAAGCGTTCTGGCGGCTGCTGTGTGACAAGAGGGATCTGCTCCGGGAGGTGCCGCCGGATCGCTGGGACAACACGGCCTGGTACGACGCGGATCCGCAGGCGCCGGGGAAGATGGTGACGCGGCACGGCTACTTCCTGGACGGGGTGAGCCAGTTCGATCCGCTCTTCTTCGGCATCTCCCCGCGCGAGGCGGCGGAGATGGATCCGCAGCAGCGGTTGATGTTGGAGGTGTGCTGGGAGGCGCTGGAGGACGCGGGCGTGCCGTCCTCGAGCCTGAAGGGCTCGCGCACGGGCGTGTTCATGGGCGCCATCTGGCACGAGTACGCGGACAGGCACCTGACGGATCGCGCGGCGGTGACGCTGCACAGCTCGACGGGCCAGTCGCTCAACATCGTGGCCAACCGCCTGTCCTACGTGCTGGGGCTGCGCGGGCCGAGCCTGTCGGTGGACACGGCGTGCTCCTCGTCGCTGGTGGCGGTGCACCTGGCCTGCCAGAGCCTGCGCGCGGGGGAGTGCCGGATGGCGCTGGTGGGTGGCGCCAACCTGATGTTCTCGCCCGAGGCGAACGTGCTGCTGTCCAAGTTCGGCGGCCTGTCACCGGATGGCCGCAGCAAGGCGTTCGCGGTGGGCGCGGATGGCTTCGGACGGGGCGAGGGCGCGGGGCTGGTGGTGCTGCAGCCGCTGTCGGCCGCGCTCGCCTCGGGCGCGCGCATCTACTGCATCATCCGCGGCAGCGCGGTGAACAACAACGGCACGGGCAACGGGCTCACCGCGCCGAGCGTGCCGGGACAGGCGGCGCTGCTGCACGAGGCGTACGAGCGCGCCGGAGTGCCCCCCAGCCGCGTGCACTACGTGGAGACGCACGGCACGGGCACGGCGCTGGGAGATCCCACCGAGGCGAGCGCGCTCGGGTCCGCGCTGGGCGAGGGGAGGGCGGCCGACCGGCCGCTGCTGATCGGCTCGGTGAAGGCCAACATCGGGCACCTGGAGGGCGCGGCGGGCATCGCGGGCCTCATCAAGGTGGCGCTCTCCCTGTCGCGCCGGCTGGTGCCGCCGCACATGATGCATGGCGAGCCCAACCCGCGCATTCCCTTCGGCGAGCTGCGGCTGAGCCTGCCGCAGCGGCTGATGCCGTGGCCCGGAGAGGACGAGCCGGCGACGGCGGGGGTGAGCGCGTTCGGCTGGGGCGGCACCAACGCCCACGTGGTGCTGGAGGAGTCTCCGGTGGGGCGCGAGGAGCTGCTGCCGCTGGCGGCGGACAGCGCGGAGGCGCTGCTGGCCCAGGCGGCGAAGGCGGAGGCCCTGGTGCTGCACGAGCAGGAGCCGGTGTGCCTGCGCGACCTGTGCCGCACCTGGGCCCTGCGCGCCGGACGCGGGCCCCACCGCGCGGCCCTCACCTTCCGCACGCGCGCGGAGCTGACGGCGCAGCTCAAGGCCCTCCGGCAGGGAAAGCGCCGGGCCGGACTCTTCACCAGCGAGGCCGGGGCGCCGCCGCGCCTGGCCTTCCTCTGCGCGCCCCAGGGCTCGCAGTGGCCCTCCATGGGCCGCGAGCTGCTCGCCACGGAGCCGGTGTTCCGCGCCTGCGTGGAGACGCTGGACAAGACCTTCATGCCGCTGGCCGGCTGGTCCCTGGTGGGGGCGCTGCGGGAGCCGGGCACGCGGGTGCGCTTGGACGAGGACGCCGCCGAGCCGCTGACGCTCGCGATGCAGCTGGGGCTCGCGGCCCTGTGGCGCTCCTGGGGCGTGGAGCCCGAGGTGGTGGTGGGCCACGGCGTGGGCGAGGTGGCCGCCGCGTGCATCGCCGGGGGGCTGGAGGCCGCCGACGCGGTGTGGATGGTGTACCGCGCCAGCCGCCTGCGGCAGTGGGACTCGCTGCGCGACGAGCTGGAGAAGGCCCAGGAGCGGCTGCGGGCCCGCGGGCTGGAGGGGCGTTGGATTTCATGCCTCGCGGGTGACACGCGCATCCGCACCCTGCGCCAGCCGGTGCGCTTCACCCAGGCCATGGAGCGGCTGGTGGGCGAGGGCGTCGACACCTTCGTGGAGCTCAGCCCCCACCCGTCGCTGATCCGCCCGGTGGAGCAACTGCTGCGCAAGGCCGGACGTACGGGGGGACTGGCGGTGGGCTCGATGCGGCGCGACGAGCCGCGCGCGGCGATGCTGGAGGCGCTCGGGGCCCTGCACGCGCGGGGCGTCCAGGTGCGCTGGACGGCGCTCCCTCCGCCGGAGGTGCCGGTGGCCGAGCTGCCCTCCGGGGAGTGGCACGCCGAGGTGCCGGGACGCACGGAGCTGTTGCCCCTGTCCGCGCAGACGCCCGAGGCGCTCGTGGAGAGCGCGAACCTGCTGCTGAAGCGTCTGGAGGAGCGCCCGCTGTCGCTGCATGACGTCTGCTACTCGGCCGCCGTGCACCGCGCCCACCTGCACTACCGCCTGGCGCTGATGGTCCGCACCACCGCCGACGTGCGCGACGGCCTGGCCGCCTTCATCCGCGGGGAGATGCGCCCGGGGGTCGCCATGACGCGCCGCGCCGATGGCCGGCACCAGCCCGTGGTGTTCATCTTCCCGGGCCAGGGCTCCCAGTGGCTCGGCATGGGGCGCCGGCTGCTGGCCGAGGAGCCCGTGTTCCGCTCGGCCATCGAACAGTGCGACGGTGCGCTGCGCCGCTTCGTGGACTGGTCGTTGCTGGAGCTCCTGTCCTCGGACGACGGTGCGTGGATGGAGCGCATCGACCAGGTGCAGCCCGCGCTCTTCTCCGTGCAGGTGGCGCTGGCCCGGCTGTGGCGCGCGTGGGGCGTGGTGCCCGACGTGGTGGTGGGCCACAGCATGGGCGAGGTGGCCGCGGCGCACGTGGCCGGGGCGCTCGATCTGGTGGACGCGGCCCGCATCATCTGCCGCCGCAGCCTGTTGCTACGCCGGTTGAGCGGCCAGGGCGCCATGGCGGTGACGGAGCTGACGCTGGAGGAGGCGCGCGCGGCCATCATCGGTCTGGAGGACCGGATCTCCGTGGCGGCCAGCAACAGCCCCCGCTCCACGGTGCTCTCCGGTGAGGTCCAGGCGCTCACCCACGTGCTGGAGACGCTGGAGGCCAACCAGGTCTTCTGCCGCCGGGTGAAGGTGGACGTGGCGTCGCACAGCCCGCAGATGGAGCCGCTGCGCGAGGAGCTGCTGCACGCGCTGGAGGGCCTGGCGCCCCGGCGTGGCGACGTGCCGCTGTTCTCCACGGTGCTGGGGGAGATGACGGACGGCTCGGGCCTGGATCCCTCCTACTGGGTGCGCAACCTGAGGGAGCCCGTGCTGCTGTCACCCGTGGTGGAGCAGCTGGTCGGCTCCGGGCACTCGCTCTTCGTGGAGGTGAGCCCGCACCCGGTGCTGCTGCCCTCCATCGAGCAGACGCTCTCCCACCTGAGCATGGAGGGCTCGGTGCTGCCGTCCGTGCGGCGCGAGCAACCCGAGCGCGAGGTGATGCTGGAGACGCTCGGCATCCTCTACGCGGCGGGCCGGGAGGTGGAGTGGACGGCGCTGCATCGCGAGGGAGGCCGCTTCGTGCGGCTGCCGGACTACCCCTGGCAGCGTCAGCACTTCTGGTTCCAGGCGGGGACGTCGAAGCGTTCCCATCAAGAGTCCTCGGCGAGCCGCGGCCAGTCGCTGCCGGGCATTCCCCGTCACTCCTCCCTGCGGCCCGGAGCCATCTTCTGGGACGTGGAGCTGGGCCTGGAGCACCTGCCCTACTTGAAGGACCACCGGGTGCAGGGCTCCGCCATCCTCCCGGCCGCGGCCTACCTGGACTGGGCGCTGTCGGCGTCCCATGCGTCGCTCGGCTCCGGTCCCTGGGTCGTCGAGGGAATGCAGCTCGACGAGGCGCTGGTGCTGCCCGATGAGCAGGCGCGGATGGCCGAGCTGTTGCTGGAGCCCCGCGAGGAGGGAAGGAGCGCTTCCTTCAAGGTCTCCAGCTTCGTTCCCACCCCCGGTGTGGCCGGGCCGGAGGTCTGGACGACCCACGTCACCGGGAGCGTGCGGACGTTGGACGCGTCCGAGGCGGCCCTGTCGGCTTGCGTGTCGCTGGAGGAGGTCCAGGGGCGGTGCCGCGAGATGCTCCTGGGCGACGTGTTCTACTTCGAGATGGACAAGCGCGGCCTCCAGTACGGGCCCGCGTTCCGGGGGCTCCAGGAGGTGTGGCGCCGCGACGGCGAGGCGCTGGGGCGGATCGACACCCCGCCGTCGCTCGGCAAGGTGAGCGGCCTGCACTCCGCGCTCCTGGACGCGGCCCTGCAGGTGATGCTGGCCGCGGCGCCGATGGCCGAGTCCACCATCGTCCCCGTCTGGGTGCGGCGCTTCGTCGTCACGCGCCGCGGGGTGGCGCCCCGGTGGGCGCATGCGCGCCTGGAGTCGAAGGCGCCCGAGCGTCAGGGCACGACCCTCGAGGGAGACATCCTCCTGATGGATGAGCAGGGGGCGCCCATCGCGCGGGTGGAGGGGCTGTCGCTGATGGTGCTGCCGGCGCGCACCGACAAGGCCCGGGGCGAGCAGGACCGCTCGCTCTTCGAGCTGACGTGGCGCAAGGTGGCGCTGTCCCCGAGGCCCAGGTGCGGCGAGGAGGGCGCGCCCTGGCTCATCTTCATGGACCGGGGAGGGCGGGGCCGGGAGCTCGCGGCCCTGCTGGAGGCTCGGGGCGAGCCCTGCGTCCGCGTGGAGGCCGGGGTGGCGGCGCGCAAGCTCGGTCCGGGCCACTACACGGTGGCCCCGGGCTCGCGCGCGGACCTGGACACCGTGCTCGCGGAGGGCTTCCCCGAGGCCCGGGACTGCGCGGGCGTGGTGTACCTGTGGGGGTTGGATCTGCCCGCGACGGAGGTGTCGGGCGAGCGGGCCCTCGAGGAGACGGTGCGGGCCTGCGGCGGCGCGCTGCGGGTGGTGCAGTCGCTGCTGCGGTTCGGGTGGCGCGAGCCTCCGCACCTGTGGCTGGTGACGCGTGGTGCCTGGGCGGTGGCGGGCTCTCCGGTGGGCGGCGCGCTCCAGGCGGCGCTCTGGGGGTTGGGCCGCTCCATCGGCCATGAGCACCCGGAGCTGCGCTGCACGTGCCTGGATCTGGATCCGTCCTCGGGCGCGGGGGGCGTGGAGTCCCTGGAGCGCGAGCTGGCCGCGGAGCCGGGCGACGAGCAGGTGGCCCTGCGCGCGGACGGGCGGTACGCGGCGCGGCTCATCCGGCGTCCGCCTCATGTCGAGGGGCTGGTGCCGGAAGTGCCGACGCTGCCCGCCACGGGCCGCCACTTCCGGGTGGAGATTCCCCCGTCCGGCATCATCGGCGGACTGGTGGTGCGTGCCACGGAGCGGCGCCCGCCCGGCCCGGGAGAGGTGGAGGTCCAGGTCGACGCGGCGGGCCTCAGCTTCGCCGACGTGATGAAGGCCATGGGCTTCACGCCCCAGGACCGGCCCGATCCCATGATGCTGGGCCTGGACTGCGCCGGCCGCGTGGTGGCCCTGGGCGAGGGTGTGACGGGCCTGTCCGTGGGACAGCCCGTGATGGCCTTCGCGCCCGGGAGCCTCGCCTCCCACATCGTCACGGACGCGCGCCTCGTCGTGCCCCTCCCGCGAGGGCTGGGCCCGATGGAGGCGAGCACGCTGCCGGGCGTCTTCCTGATGGCGTGGTACGCGTTGAACTACCTCGGCCGGCTGCGCCGGGGCGAGCGCGTCCTCATCCACTCGGCCGCGGGGGGATTGGGGCTCGCGGCGGTGCAGGTGGCCCAGGCCGTGGGAGCGGAGATCCTCGCCACGGCGGGCACGCCGGAGAAGCGGGAGCTGCTGCGCTCACTGGGCATCGCGCACGTCATGGACTCGCGCTCGCTGGCCTTCGTCGACGAGGTGCGGGCGATCACCCGGGGCGAGGGCGTGGACGTGGTGCTCAACTCGCTCTCCGGAGAGGCCGTCTCGCGCGGCCTGGAGGTGCTGGCACCCGAAGGCCGCTTCCTGGACGTGGGCCAGAACGACGCCCACGAGGGCCACGGGGTGGATCCGCGGGCCATCCGCCAACCCCGCCAGCCCTTCTCGTACATGACCGTGGACATGGTGGGGCTCCGGATGCGGCGGCCGGTGCTGTGCGGCCAGCTGCTCCGGGAGGTGGTGGAGCAGGTGGAGGCGGGCGTGTTGAAGCCCTTGCCCCACCAGTGCTTCCCCGTCTCGCGTGTCACCGACGCCTTCCGCACCATGGCGCAGGGCCTGCACACGGGCCGGCTGGTCATCTCCATGGAGGATCCAGAGCTGCGCCTCGTCGTGCCCCGGCACCACTTCCAGGTGCTGCCGGACGCGACGTACCTCATCACCGGCGGCCTCGGGGGACTGGGGCTGTCGGCGGCCCGGTGGCTGGTGGAGCGCGGCGCGCGCACCCTGCTGCTGGTGGGACGCAGCGGCGTGTCCGAGTCCGCCCGGGAAGTCATCCAGTCCCTGGAGGCCCAGGGCGTGCGGGTGGAGATCGCCCGGGCGGACGTGGCGGACATGGTGCGGATGTCCGACGTCCTGGCCCGCACGCGCGCGGAGCTGCCGCCGCTGCGCGGGGTGCTGCACTGCGCGGGCGTGCTCGATGACGGCATCGTCGAGCACCAGGATCCCGAGCGGTTCCGTCTGGTGATGACCCCGAAGATCCAGGGCGCGTGGAACCTGCATGCCCTCACCCGCGAGGAGCCGCTGGACTTCTTCGTCCTGTACTCCTCGGTGGCCTCGCTGCTGGGGACGCCGGGCCAGAGCAACTACGCCGCGGCGAACGCGGCCATGGACGCGCTGGCGCACCACCGGCGCCAGCAGGGCCTGCCGGCGCTGAGCATCAACTGGGGGCCCTTCTCCGAGGTGGGCCTGGCCGTGGCGCAGTCCAACCGGGGCGAGCGCCTGGCATACCGGGGCATGGCGAGCTTCTCCCCGAAACAGGGCGAGGCGCTGCTGGAGCGGTTGTTGAAGGAGGGCGCGGTGCAGCCGGCCGCGGTGGCGCTCGACGTGCGCCAGTGGCTGGAGTTCTTCCCCAGCGCGGCCTCGCTGCGCGTCTGGGAGGAGCTGGCCGCTCAGGCGGAGGGCGCCACGTCCCGGAGCCGCTCCGAGCTGCTGCTGCAACTGCGGCGCTCCGAGCCGGGCGCGCGCACGGGCCTGCTGGAGAACTACCTGCGGGAGCGGCTCGCCCAGGTGCTGCGGATCGAACCGGGGCGCGTGGGGCGGCATGATCCGTTCCGCAGCCTGGGGCTCGACTCGTTGATGAGCCTGGAGTTGCGCAACCGCATCGAGTCCGTGCTGGAGCTGAAGCTGTCGGCGACGCTGCTGTGGGCGCACTCCACCCTCGCCGCGCTGACCACGTTCCTCCTGGGCCAGCTGGGGCTCGCCGCGCCCTCGCGCGAGGTGACCCCCTCCAAGCCCCGCCCCGCGGTGGAGCCGCGTACCCCGGTGGTGGAGCCCAGGGCCGTCGCGAACGGGAACGGGAACGGGAAGCACGAGGTGGAGAAACCCAGGAGTCTCGAACCCAAGGGCACGGAGCCGGGCATGGAGCAGATCGCCGCGTTGTCGGAAGAGGCCCTGATGGGACTGATGGATGACGTGCTGTCGTCCTGGGAGGACGCGAAGTGA